One Lycium barbarum isolate Lr01 chromosome 5, ASM1917538v2, whole genome shotgun sequence genomic window carries:
- the LOC132639578 gene encoding uncharacterized protein LOC132639578: MEPFQDPIAIKEYRRKLGFQNCKVTLPVSVVYAKCDRQEREELWEAMMDLANQQDLPWIIGGDFNVIVSDEEKQGGLPVSSNETLDFSTCIQSCGLIDVGFTGSKFTWWNRRTEEDCIFTRLDRIFVNQQVLDIMPSTAHHTFIEVVKENWTVDFCGNPFYVFHHKLKKLKRALVQWSRNTYGNIFQQIATIEDTIKVKELQFENNASRENRMLLHQA; this comes from the exons atggaaccttttcaagatCCTATTGCTATTAAAGAGTATAGAAGGAAGTTAGGCTTTCAGAATTGCAAGGTGACCT TGCCGGTGTCAGTAGTATATGCTAAATGTGATAGACAAGAGAGGGAGGAGTTGTGGGAAGCTATGATGGACTTAGCAAATCAGCAAGACCTTCCTTGGATTATAGgaggggattttaatgtcatAGTGTCTGATGAGGAGAAGCAAGGTGGCCTTCCAGTCTCATCTAATGAGACTTTGGATTTTTCTACTTGTATACAAAGTTGTGGTTTGATTGATGTAGGATTCACTGGAAGTAAATTCACCTGGTGGAATAGGAGGACTGAAGAAGATTGTATATTCACAAGGTTAGATAGAATATTTGTGAATCAGCAAGTGTTAGATATCATGCCATCCACAGCA CATCATACATTTATAGAGGTGGTAAAGGAGAATTGGACTGTTGATTTCTGTGGAAATCCATTTTATGTATTTCATCACAAGTTGAAGAAACTTAAAAGAGCACTGGTTCAATGGAGCAGGAACACATATGGGAATATATTTCAGCAGATTGCCACTATTGAAGATACTATAAAGGTGAAGGAGTTGCAGTTTGAAAATAATGCTTCAAGGGAGAATAGAATGCTGTTACATCAAGCATAG